A single region of the Gadus morhua chromosome 5, gadMor3.0, whole genome shotgun sequence genome encodes:
- the kcnf1b gene encoding potassium voltage-gated channel subfamily F member 1, with protein sequence MWTIPKPRYKNGSAGEESEDEIAVNIGGVRVVLFGDVLNRYPESRLAELVNCSPQNYDGILSLCDDFDPGRNEFYFDRDPDAFKCILDVYYFDEIHIKRGICPICFLKEMEFWKIDPSVLDECCKSDLSEKEVELKEIASKVLLILEDMDSEPPVTRSERYQRFLWKMMEKPGSSLVARVVAIASFLFILVSSMVMCVGTIPELQVMDTEGKLVEHPTLEAIETACILWFTVEYLLRLASSPNKLHFAFAFMNVIDFMAIVPFYVVLSLTYFGTSAMMELANVQQAVQALRIMRIARIFKLARHSSGLQTLTHALKRSLKELGLLLMYMGVGIFVFSALAYTMEQSHPETLFKSIPQSFWWAIITMTTVGYGDIYPKTTLGKCNAAVSFLCGVIAIALPIHPIINNFVVFYNKQKVLETAAMHEVELMELKSGRSARRTSATPGDLQQPRARTAQ encoded by the coding sequence ATGTGGACCATACCCAAGCCCAGATACAAGAACGGTTCCGCcggggaggagagtgaggatgAGATCGCTGTGAACATTGGCGGGGTGAGAGTGGTGCTTTTCGGGGACGTTTTGAACCGTTACCCGGAGAGTCGCCTGGCTGAACTAGTGAACTGCTCACCTCAAAACTACGACGGCATCTTGTCTCTCTGTGACGACTTTGACCCGGGCAGAAACGAGTTTTACTTTGACCGAGACCCCGATGCCTTCAAGTGCATCCTTGACGTTTACTACTTTGATGAGATTCACATCAAGCGAGGCATTTGTCCCATTTGTTTTCTCAAGGAGATGGAGTTCTGGAAGATCGACCCCAGCGTGCTGGACGAGTGCTGCAAAAGTGACCTGAGCGAGAAGGAGGTCGAGTTGAAGGAGATCGCCAGCAAGGTGCTTCTCATCTTGGAGGACATGGACAGCGAGCCCCCCGTGACTCGCTCTGAGCGGTACCAGAGATTCCTCTGGAAGATGATGGAGAAGCCCGGCTCTTCGTTGGTGGCGCGCGTCGTCGCCATCGCCTCGTTCCTCTTCATCCTTGTCTCCTCCATGGTGATGTGCGTGGGTACCATCCCGGAGCTCCAGGTTATGGACACCGAGGGGAAGCTCGTGGAACACCCGACCCTGGAGGCGATAGAGACCGCCTGCATCTTGTGGTTCACCGTGGAATACCTGCTGCGTCTCGCGTCCTCTCCAAACAAGCTGCACTTTGCCTTCGCGTTCATGAACGTCATCGACTTCATGGCCATCGTACCGTTCTACGTCGTCCTCAGCCTCACCTACTTCGGCACCAGCGCCATGATGGAGCTGGCCAACGTTCAACAAGCGGTGCAGGCTCTTCGTATCATGCGCATCGCGCGCATCTTCAAGTTGGCACGCCACTCGTCCGGGCTGCAAACCCTCACGCACGCGCTCAAGAGGAGCCTCAAAGAACTGGGCCTGCTGCTCATGTACATGGGAGTGGGGATCTTTGTGTTCTCTGCACTGGCCTACACCATGGAGCAAAGCCACCCGGAGACTCTGTTCAAGAGCATCCCGCAGTCTTTCTGGTGGGCCATCATCACCATGACCACGGTGGGCTACGGAGACATCTACCCCAAGACGACGCTCGGGAAGTGCAACGCGGCCGTGAGCTTTCTCTGCGGGGTGATAGCTATCGCTCTGCCCATCCACCCCATTATAAACAACTTTGTGGTGTTTTACAACAAGCAAAAGGTGCTGGAGACGGCTGCCATGCACGAGGTGGAGCTGATGGAGTTGAAGTCGGGCAGGAGCGCGCGAAGAACCAGCGCGACTCCAGGCGACTTGCAGCAACCGCGTGCGCGCACAGCACAGTGA
- the nol10 gene encoding nucleolar protein 10, whose amino-acid sequence MQISSVNDVKIYNLSYGKSLPEWLTDRKKRQLQKKDVDVQRRIELIQDFEMPTVATSIKVSRDGQYILAAGTYKPRIRCYDTYHLSLKFERCLDSEVVAFDILSDDYSKMVMLHLDRYVEFHSQHGHYYKTRIPKFGRDFSYHYPSCDLFFVGASSEIFRLNLEQGRFLNSLQTDAVEHNVCDINPVHHLLAAGTIEGKVECWDPRIRHRVGLLDCALSSITQGTDVQGLPSVSALKFNGSLMMAVGTSTGQVLLYDLRSSRPLLVKDHFYNLPIKSLNFHGPLDLVVSADSKIIKMWNKDTGKMFSSIEPQTNINDVCIYPQSGMLFTANEDPKMNTFYIPSLGPAPRWCSFLDNLTEELEESPESTVYDDYKFVTQKDLENLGLGHLVGSSLLKAYMHGYFMDMRLYHKVKTLANPFAYDEYRKDKIRQKIEESRAQRVQIQKLPKVNKQLALKLMEEGDDQAELTARKKKGKDIPSILGDDRFKVMFENPDFQVDEQSEDYRLLNPIVSKVEQKRKKKLRQMAEQAAQAEEDGGEEEEPEGRGSSDESSDDDKSWVEEVREQRRQMYFEEREKRLQDRKQGDRNTTLVGGGRGGAASDRGAGGPARGGQPRFFQIRAGEEFRSFGDVGHTQKLKKASLEDRLKMEEHSGTSNMEDSAVGSKQVTFTLKKSEEQSKQRQAEREHHQERKALRRPASHLSSARGRPRGWGRGGRGGGGGRGGGGGRGRGGGGGGGGGRGGGHY is encoded by the exons ATGCAGATATCTAGCGTGAATGACGTTAAGATTTATAATTTAAGCTATGGAAAATCTCTGCCAGAG TGGCTCACAGATCGGAAAAAGAGACAGCTGCAAAAGAAAGATGTTG ACGTTCAGCGCAGAATTGAGCTCATCCAGGACTTTGAGATGCCGACTGTGGCGACCTCTATCAAAGTGTCACGGGATGGGCAATATATCTTGGCAGCAG GCACATACAAACCTAGGATACGCTGCTACGACACCTACCATTTGTCATTGAAATTTGAACGCTGCTTGGATTCTGAAG TTGTGGCTTTTGACATCCTGTCTGATGACTATTCTAAG ATGGTGATGCTGCACTTGGACCGCTATGTGGAATTCCATTCCCAGCATGGACACTACTACAAGACTCGCATTCCCAAGTTCGGACGGGACTTTTCCTATCACTATCCCTCTTGTGACCTTTTTTTTGTAGGTGCCAG CTCAGAGATATTCCGACTGAATCTGGAGCAGGGCCGCTTCCTGAACTCTCTTCAGACCGATGCCGT GGAGCACAATGTGTGTGACATCAACCCCGTCCATCACTTGTTGGCTGCGGGAACCATTGAG GGTAAGGTGGAGTGCTGGGACCCTCGCATCAGACACCGAGTGGGCCTGCTGGACTGTGCCCTGAGCAGCATAACCCAGGGAACAGA TGTTCAAGGCTTACCGTCCGTGAGCGCTCTCAAATTTAACGGTTCCCTGATGATGGCAGTCGGCACCAGTACTGGACAG GTGCTGCTGTATGACCTGCGCTCAAGTCGCCCCCTGTTGGTTAAAGACCACTTCTACAACTTGCCCATCAAGTCCCTCAATTTCCACGGGCCGTTGGACCTGGTCGTGTCTGCTGACTCCAAGATTATCAAGATGTGGAACAAGGACACC GGAAAGATGTTCTCCTCCATCGAGCCACAAACCAACATCAATGATGTCTGCATCTACCCACAATCAG gcATGCTCTTCACAGCCAACGAGGACCCAAAGATGAACACCTTCTACATCCCG TCCCTGGGCCCCGCTCCTCGATGGTGCTCCTTCCTGGACAACCTgacggaggagctggaggagagtcCCGAGAGCACCGTCTACGACGACTACAAGTTTGTCACGCAGAAGGACCTGGAGAACCTgg GTCTGGGTCACCTGGTGGGTTCCTCGCTCCTGAAGGCCTACATGCATGGCTACTTCATGGACATGAGACTGTACCATAAG GTCAAAACCTTGGCAAACCCGTTTGCCTACGACGAGTACCGCAAGGACAAGATCCGACAGAAGATCGAGGAGTCCCGGGCCCAGCGAGTGCAGATCCAG AAGCTGCCCAAGGTGAACAAGCAGCTTGCTCTCAAGCTGATGGAGGAAGGAGACGACCAGGCCGAGCTGACTGCCAGGAAGAAGAAGGGCAAG GACATCCCCAGCATCCTGGGCGACGACCGCTTCAAGGTGATGTTCGAGAACCCCGACTTCCAGGTGGACGAGCAGAGCGAGGACTACCGCCTGCTCAACCCCATCGTCTCCAAGGTGgagcagaagaggaagaagaagctaCGGCAGATGGCGGAGCAGGCCGCCCAG gcggaggaggacggcggcgaggaggaggagccggaggggaGGGGCAGCTCGGACGAGAGCTCTGACGACGACAagagctgggtggaggaggtacgGGAGCAGCGGCGGCAGATGTACTTTGAGGAGCGCGAGAAGCGCCTGCAGGACAGGAAGCAGGGCGACCGCAACACCACCCTGGTCGGGGGCGGCAGGGGCGGCGCGGCCTCGGAccgcggggcgggggggcccgCCAGGGGGGGCCAGCCCCGCTTCTTCCAGATCCGGGCCGGGGAGGAGTTCCGCAGCTTCGGCGACGTGGGCCACACACAGAAGCTCaagaa GGCTTCTCTGGAGGACCGGCTGAAGATGGAGGAGCACTCTGGGACCAGCAACATGGAGGACTCTGCAGTGGGCAGCAAACAGGTCACCTTCACCCTCAAAAAG TCGGAGGAGCAGTCGAAGCAGCGGCAGGCGGAGCGAGAGCACCACCAGGAGCGGAAGGCGCTGCGCCGCCCGGCCAGCCACCTGAGCAGCGCCCGGGGGCGGCCCCGGGGCTGGGGCCGCGGAGGAcggggcggtgggggaggacggggaggtgggggaggaagagggagaggtggtggtggcggcggaggagggggccggggagggggcCACTATTGA
- the atp6v1c2 gene encoding V-type proton ATPase subunit C 1-B gives MEFWLLSLPLDKTSVASLDKLKRTIAKTNLATCGKLSIPELKVGTLDNLLSVSDNLSQLDTLTESVIKKTCHFMGEVMEQASDKVLEKGLVNGVDLVKYVTKFQWDRAKYPTSLPLRVLADNINKQVSQVDAEFKSRASTYNSIKSSLHCLQRKAEGNLHTRGLNDIVTREDVMESEYLTTLLVVVSRGDYKQWDSTYESFSLFVVPRSSRMLYEDTQCGVFSVILFRRAVSDFRERAKQSKFTVRQCNMEVEEKHLQEIQRLNVDNKEQHVVFVRWLKVNFREVFVAWIHLKALRVFVESVLRYGLPVSYQALLLQPDRKRVKRLRQELSTLFMHLEPSAMSNKVDASFDVPEMIQQEYFSYICFQINTNMLDTGK, from the exons ATGGAGTTTTGGTTACTATCTCTCCCATTGGATAAAACGAGCGTAGCCAGCCTGGATAAATTGAAACGTACCATCGCCAAAACCAACCTGGCCACTTGCGGCAAGCTCTCCATCCCTGAGCTCAAG GTGGGGACATTGGACAACCTACTCAGTGTGTCAGATAACCTCAGCCAGCTCGACACACTTACGGAAAG TGTTATTAAAAAGACATGCCACTTTATGGGAGAGGTGATGGAGCAGGCCAGTGACAAAGTGCTGGAAAAGGGCCTTGTAAATGGag TGGACCTGGTGAAATATGTGACCAAGTTTCAGTGGGACAGAGCCAAGTATCCCACCTCTCTGCCCCTCAGGGTACTGGCAGACAACATCAACAAG CAAGTGTCCCAGGTGGATGCCGAGTTCAAATCCCGGGCGTCGACGTACAACAGCATCAAGAGCAGTCTGCACTGCCTGCAGCGCAAAGCGGA gGGCAACCTGCATACCCGCGGGTTGAATGACATCGTAACCAGAGAGGATGTGATGGAATCGGAGTATTTAACCacactactggtggtggtttcCAG GGGGGACTATAAGCAGTGGGACAGCACCTACGAATCCTTCTCGCTGTTTGTGGTGCCGCGGTCCAGCAG GATGCTGTACGAGGACACCCAGTGCGGGGTCTTCTCCGTCATCCTGTTCAGGAGAGCTGTCAGCGacttcagagagagagccaaacaGAGCAA GTTCACAGTGCGTCAATGCAacatggaggtggaggaaaaaCACCTGCAGGAAATACAGAGGCTGAACGTAGACAACAAGGAGCAACAT GTAGTGTTTGTGCGTTGGCTGAAGGTCAACTTCAGAGAGGTGTTTGTTGCTTGGATTCATCTGAAGGCATTGCGGGTGTTTGTGGAATCAGTCCTCAG GTACGGGCTACCTGTAAGCTACCAGGCGTTGCTGCTGCAGCCGGACAGGAAGCGTGTGAAGAGGCTGAGGCAGGAGCTGTCCACCCTCTTCATGCACCTGGAACCCTCTGCCATGTCCAACAAGGTCGAC GCCAGCTTTGATGTCCCAGAAATGATTCAGCAGGAGTACTTCTCCTATATCTGCTTCCAAATCAACACCAACATGTTGGACACTGGCAAGTAG